Part of the Pyricularia oryzae 70-15 chromosome 3, whole genome shotgun sequence genome, TTAAATATCAAAAAATGGAATCAAATGCTAACCGTCACCAACCAGAGGCGCTACTATTGATATCGACTTATCTCACGTCAAGTTCCTCGGCAACCTACAGCTCAACCTCTGGGACTGCGGTGGCCAGGAGGCCTTCATGGAGAATTACCTCTCCCAGCAGCGTCAGCATGTCTTCAGCAACGTCGGCGTCATGATCTACGTCTTTGACATCGAGTCACGCGACGTTGACCGCGACATGGCCACCTACGTCACCATCCTCTCGGCCCTGATGCAGTACTCGTCGGGGGCCAAGATCTTCATCCTCATCCACAAAATGGACCTGATCCCCAACCAGACGAAGGAGGCCGTCTTTGTTGAGCGCGTCAACCTGGTCCGCCATCGCACCGAAGAGTTCATGCACGGCGGCCCTGGCGGCCAGGCCGACCTGACCCCCTTCGCCACCAGCATCTGGGACCAGTCGCTGTATAAGGCCTGGTCCGAGATCATCCATGACCTGATCCCCAGCTTGTCCCTGATCGAGGAGCACCTTGAGAAGCTCGGCGCCCTgatcgaggccgaggagatcCAGCTGTTTGAGCGCACCTCGTTCCTCGTTGTCTCGTCCTGGGTCTCCGAGGTCGGTGCCCTCAACCCCTTCCAGGACCGTCAGGAGCGCCTGAGCAACATTCTCAAGGCCTTCAAGTCTAGTTTATCAAAGTACACGGGCACCCCGCGCAACTCGGAGCAGTTCCGTGACTTTGACCTCAAGGTTGGCACCGGCTTCGCCCTCTTCATCACAAAGTTCACCACAAACACATACATACTGTGCTGCCTACCGCCAGGAGAGGCTCGCTTCAACGCCGCAAAGCTCAACGTCCGCATCGCCGCCCGCCTGTTTGAGGCACTAGACAACCCTACCAATGCTGCtaaagcggcggcggctgctgctgcagcctCGCAAAATGCTTTAGGGGGTAGCTCTGTTGGGATCACTGCAGGAAATGGCGAAGGGTGAGATATAACAGCCATCGCAAGTGTATTGACTGCACACTGCTTCATAATAATTTGTTATGATTTTCCTTTGATCACGGGCCTAGGATGTTGGAGCAACAAGGCAGACAGAGATTTTCTGATACCCATTGTATTTAATACGCAGACTTGATTTCTTCATCCACTTGATCCTTATTATTTACCATTTGTTTTGGTGATATGCATGAATCTAAGCATTACGCTGCATAATAGTACCTTCAAACGATCGACGGCATGGCAAGTCATGTCAATGAATGCAAAATCTACCCGCGAGCTAGTATCTGCCGGTCTCCGAGGTTGAtcgacttggaagcaacgcCTGTATCCCTATACCCTAATGACAAATCCCAAGGCGACTGTCGCACAACTAGCCCGTTAACAACCCCGCGCCCAACCCAAGGCTTTGAAAGGCCTTGATTTGCAGCACTTTTCCACTGATACCAAAACTCCCAATAATTTCCACAGTACACCTTTAGACCCATTTGACAACTGCCGTTCCGCCCCTCTTGAACTCGTTCATTTCACCCAACACCGTGGAGCAGTCAATGTGCTCCTTGTTTGGGAAGGTTGTTGCAAGTACCCAATTCCTTGTAAGTGTTTCAGGGTGGGCGTTTTGCACAAACTCATAGACATCGCCCACTGTCTGCGTCGTATTGAACCGGGCAGGTACCCTGGCGCCGTTGGGCATCTGGATACGGATCGTTAGGATGGGCAGGGACTCGTCCAGGCTTGTAGTAGGGTTTGATGCTGAGTTGCTGGAGCTCGATGCGGGAGCTTGGGTTGTGGTTGCAGAGCTTGACACCGCGGTGTTACCATCGCCCGGAACCGGACTTCCCAACCGCCGACCTTCACCTCCAAATGGTCTGTAGATGCGGGGAAGCTGGTGCCAGTTCTCCTCATGCTTGACAAGCTTAACATCCACCTGCTCGTCGTAGTTGATGTTCATGAGGTGCAGGGGAACCCGACCCTGGTTGATCATCCTAAGCGTCTGGGTGTTACGGGGATCATCCAGCCTGTGCAATGGGCCGTCTTCGATGCTGAAGCCGTCCTCCCACATATGAAGTGTGCGCTCTACGGTCTGTTGCGGTTGGCTGGTCTCACGGGGGATAGGAGAGCCACGAGGGTCAGGGATGGTACGCGACGGGAcgccatcgccgcctagGGTCTGGCCAGACCCAGTGAATCGACTTGGTGCCTCGGGAGCAGCTCCaccagaagaagaaggacctCCACGTTCGGCGTTACTTAATAGCACATTATGTTAGCACCATTCAGAATAACACTCTGGGGAAGCCTAGCAAACGCTGTGACATACCGGCGAGCCTTCTCAATAATGTCCCGGACAAGATCTCGAGGGGCTTGACTGGGGTCCTGAACTGCAAGTCCTGATTTTTCTCCTCCAGCAAACAGACTCCGGCGCTTCGCCTCATCGTCCTGATGGTCTTCATCATCCTGTCCAGATAGGTCGCCCAATGTCCTCAGCTTGCTGCCGCCAGTGCTTTTCTTCGGGGCCTGTGACGATGATGAAGCAGTGGCGCCCGATGAGTAGGGAACAGGACGTCCATCCAGCGTCCTCGGACCGGTGTAGCTGTCTTCCTGGCCTGGTGCTGGCATAGCGCGGGCTCCGGGTGTATCATCGTCTTCATCCTCGTAGAAAGCTTGGAGGGCTTGATCCATGTCCCAGTGATAGGTTGTGAGATAGGTTTTGGCCTGAAGTAGAAAATTGTTAGCATGTCCCTGTTCATATCCATTCAAGCCTCTCTTGTAGACAAACCTCGTTTGCAGAAACACCGGTCAAGTCAGAAAAGTGATTGACGGCATCCTCATGCGACGTATTGGACGCCATGATGCGTGTCGGTTGAGGGAGATCGGAGGAGGCTGAGTGGCCGTGATGCCTGGAAATCGAAGTGGGCAGTTTGGTGGGATGGGAAGTGGCGGTTCTATATTTTGATTGATTGAAATGTTGCGGTTTCAGTGAAGGGGGTTTCTGTCGTTCGTAGCAATGATGAGGTGCGCTCGTAGCTTGAAGCTTCCAGGCAGCTTCCGACACGCGTGGGGCGTAAGTGCATCATTGGGGTGCCCCGCACAGCGATTATGTCACAGTGGACTGTTGGCCAATCCCGTGAGGTTACCATGGTCAGGGGTACCTGAAATCCACTCTTACCAGCCTGAAGCTCTTCACGCGGCAGTGCAGTCCCAATGGGCTTTCCTGCGTCACCAACTAACTAACTGCATTGCATCAAATCCAGTGCCGTGGATCTGCGGAGAACCAAAAAAATCGTCGACCGCCACACCGACGACGGCGACCACCCGTGGAACGCCTCTACCACTGCCGCATTCCATCATCTAGCGCCGAACGGTCTGCCAATTGAAGCCGTAAATTACAAACATCCGAGTGTCCTCCGAACTTCTGGCCTGATCTTCCTGTTCCATTCTTCAGCGAAGGGCTATTTTGAGGCCCAGGCATATCTCTACCATGGCGTCCGACGAAACCTCAAGTCATTTGGCAGAATCCGGAGTCACGATACGCTCCGACAGTGAACACTACTCTGCCGGGGAAGAAAACACGACCTCGCCTGCTTCATCCGGAAGTCCTGCAGTCATTCTGTACCAGCCCCCAACAGTTTGGTCGTTGGTGAGGAGTGCTGCCATAAACCTGCTGCTTCCCTTCATCAATGGCATGATGATGGGTTATGGCGAGCTTTTCGCACACGAAATCGCCTTTAGGCTAGGCTGGAGCGGGACAAAAGTAGGTCGAAGAGGGATTTGTTGGCCCCAGTCAGGGCCTTGATGGTTTGGCATCTTTGCTATAAGATCATTCTCACTAACTATTCGACTCTAGGTATTTCCCATGACAAGGAGAACAAGACATTCTGTAGGCCCCGGTGTTGAGGTCATTGACAGGCCACGCCCGGCAACTAGCCTGGACGATCTGACGAGCTTGGAGTGATTGTCATATACACCAAACACCTACAATATACCATACTCACCCGTTCAATCTCGAGGATATACGTTTACTGTCTGCATATATCATACCAGTTTCGGCCATTCCCATACTACCATACCGATAATGCAGTAGAAGACACATATGATAGAGAAACCATTTGCATGCTAAAGAGCCcgggtgtgttttttcgcGAGGGTTGCGTTAGGTGAAACAAAAACTTCACGGACAAACCCTGACGATATGATTTTGTCTGTGCCAAGAGGACATGCCCAGTTTCAAGTCCGTGATTACTTGCAACCGCCTTGCGAAGTGTATTCCAGATCCAACCTGCATACTTGAACCTGTCGGAATTTCTTTTTCGGGGTATGCCTATGCGCAATGTCCAGGGTTGAATCTGTAGAGAAACGGGGAGACGCGCCTTGTTGCCGCTATAA contains:
- a CDS encoding GTP-binding protein GTR1, encoding MSAGAGAGAATVPGGLGARAPDTKSQKLKKKKILLMGKSGSGKSSMRSIIFSNYLAKDTRRLGATIDIDLSHVKFLGNLQLNLWDCGGQEAFMENYLSQQRQHVFSNVGVMIYVFDIESRDVDRDMATYVTILSALMQYSSGAKIFILIHKMDLIPNQTKEAVFVERVNLVRHRTEEFMHGGPGGQADLTPFATSIWDQSLYKAWSEIIHDLIPSLSLIEEHLEKLGALIEAEEIQLFERTSFLVVSSWVSEVGALNPFQDRQERLSNILKAFKSSLSKYTGTPRNSEQFRDFDLKVGTGFALFITKFTTNTYILCCLPPGEARFNAAKLNVRIAARLFEALDNPTNAAKAAAAAAAASQNALGGSSVGITAGNGEG
- a CDS encoding mitochondrial import protein 1 — protein: MASDETSSHLAESGVTIRSDSEHYSAGEENTTSPASSGSPAVILYQPPTVWSLVRSAAINLLLPFINGMMMGYGELFAHEIAFRLGWSGTKVFPMTRRTRHSVGPGVEVIDRPRPATSLDDLTSLE